TCTGGGAAATGGATTTCAATTCGCTGCGCGCCTGGCAGTACGCTGCCACATACGACAACCGGAATGGGGCCGGCATGCTGGTCTATCGCGGTGAAACTATGGGTCTGGATGAGCCGGCCGCCAGCATTCGCTTTAAGGGAATGCGGCGCGGCAGCCAGGACTACGAATATTTCTGGCTGCTCGCACAGACTCCGGGCGGCAGAGAAGTGGCGGACGAAGCCGTGCGGCACGTTGTGCACGGCACTTACCAGCCGAGCAAAGTGTCCTTCGGCGCGCCCGGCATGTGGATCCACGATCCCGACGAATGGGACCGCGCGCGCCTCAAAATCGGCGACGCCATCGAGAAGGCCCACGCATCCCCCACGTAGCGGCGGCTTTACGCCGCCATCACGGCCCGAACGTGGCGAGGTAAACTCGCCGCTACTCCTTGAATCTGGAATCTTGGATCTCAAATTCCCCAGGCTACCGCCGCCAGCATTTTCTGATTCTGAAATCTCCAATCTCAAATCTGCGACCCCCGATCGAGGTTCCGCCCCGCCGCCCTTAATTCCCAAACCCGCCTCACTACCACTCATCACTAACCACTGCTTCCTGGTGTCGGAGGTACCACGACGGGTGAGGGGTCTTCAGGAGGGTCGGGCTCCAACCGGCAGAGTAATTCCGGCTTGATTCCATTTCCTCTCGGCGAGAGAATCGAATCACACAGCCGGTCTTCGCTTGTGAATCCTGGGGGTGTGGTTGCGGAAGCAACTGGAAGGAGCAGACTGATGCCTACCTACATCTCTCTCTGCAATTGGAGTCAGCAAGGGATCGAGAAAGTCAAAGAGAGTCCCGCCCGGCTTGACGCCGCAAGAAAAGCCTTTAAGGCTGCGGGGGCGGACCTCAAACAGTTCTATATGACCCTGGGCCGATACGATTTTGTGATCCTCACCGAGGCGCCAGACGAAGCGACAGCCGCCAAGGCGGCACTTAACCTGGGGAAAGCAGGAAACGCCCGCACGGAGACGTTCCGTGCTTTCACTGAAGACGAATATCGCAAACTCCTGGGCAGCCTGTAGAGGGGCGTCCCACGCCTCGGCTTGCCGGGCGCTCTTCATCGGTAACTTAGCCGGTTGGCTCAGCAGAAATCGGAGAAGCAAGGAGAGCAGGTCATTCCTGCTCTCCTTTTCTGTTTCAAGCTTTACTTCCCAGCCGGGCCAGCGTTCCGCCACGACTTGCCTGTCGCCCATCATTAACCACTATTCACTATCCATTGCATTTTTCATCCTTCATACTCCACACGTCATATTCCCCCGTCCTTCAGAATTCCTAATTTTCCTTGGCCACTAATCACTGACCACTAACCCCTGACCACTGCTCTTTTCAATTGCCTCTCGCCCCTGCGCGTGGTATAAATCCATGGAAATTTGCAAGACCCACAGCAAGACCAATGCAGGGTGGGCCTAGCGGCTCGCCCCTCGTGCTTTTATTTGTAGCGGCGGCTTTACGCCGCCATCCGGTTCGAAAGTGGCGAGATAAACTCGCCGCTACGGTGCTACGATTCCTGCGATGTCACCGCCCAGTTTCATTCGTAAACGCAACCGGCTCCCACGTTCTTACTATCTAGGTCGGCAGTGGTACTTCATTACAGTTTGCAGCGCAGGTGGTAGATCGGCCTTTTCCGGCGGCGGTCTTGTAGAACTCCTGCTCGACCTCCTGAGGAGGCAGTGCCACGCGAGCTCATTTGACCTGCACGCCTACTGCTTTATGCCAGACCACGTGCATCTTGAGTTGGCTGGACAGTCTGATGACTCAGACTTGATTCAGCTTCTTCACGATTTCAAGGGCGTAGCCACGGCGCTGGCCCGCCGCCTGGGCGTCCGGAAACTTTGGGAGAGAGGATTCTACGACCACATACTCAGGGAGAATGATGACCACAACGCTGTAGCATGGTACATCTTCAACAACCCGGGGAGGAAAGGTCTCACCCAGGACGCGCGGGATTGGCCCCATTCGGGTTCCTGGATGTTCGACTGGAAAAAGGCAATGGCCCCAATCAAGCCCTACCTCCCACCCTGGAAGTAGCGGCGCACCCGTGCTGCCGTCGTAGCGGCGGCTTTACGCCGCCATCAGGTTGGAACGTGGCGAGGTAAACTCGCCGCTACGCCAGCCTCCATCAAAGCCCCTCTCGCCGTTTGCGTCTCTGTCTTTGTAGCGGCTTCAGAATTCATAATTTTCTTGGGCGACTAATCACTGACCACTAACCCCTATCCACTGCTCTTTTCAATTGCCTTTCCACTTCACAAGTGGTATAAAACCGTCGCAATTGTAAGACCTACAGCAAGACCAAAATTGCAGCCCGTGGCCGTCACAACACGCACGCTGAACAGCCTTCCATCTGTGATATTCTTGGTAGCTGTTTGCGTGACCAGCGATATATTAATTATTCTAAAGACGTGGGGGTAACTGCCGAAACCTAGGTAGGATCGGACGCGAAAATGGGAACTAGGCTTCGCGACGCGAATTCGGCATTGGTACTCAGCCAGCCTGATTGGCCGTTGGTTGAATCGGTTGCTGAAGAGGCTGGCCTGGTCGCCGAGGGTGACCATCTCATGGCAAGCTTTGTTCCGCCGGAGATTGGCCACATCGGTCGAGACCACCAAACGGCCCTGCCTCGTATCGCCAAAGATCCCCACTTAACCCGTTTGATTGACCAGGCTCTCCGGCAAATCCCGACACAACACGTGATTTATTCGGGAGATGCAAGGCGCATGGCTTTCCTCATGCCTGAGAGCGTGCACCTTGTCGCCTGTTCGCCGCCGTACTGGACGCTCAAAGAGTACAGGGAGACGGAAGGGCAGCTCGGCCACGTTTCAGACTACGAGGGTTTTCTGGCAGAACTGGACCGGGTATGGTCACACTGTTACCGCGCACTGGTGCCGGGCGGCAGGCTCATCATCGTGGTCGGGGATGTGTGCCTTTCCCGCCGAAGGAATCATGGCCGCCATACCGTTGTGCCTCTCCACGCTTCGATTCAGGAGCACTGCCGCAAGCTCGGCTTTGACAACCTGCAGGGTGTCTTCTGGCACAAGATTGCCAACGCAGCGTATGAAGTTGAGAACGGTTCCGGCTTTCTGGGCAAGCCTTACGAGCCGAATGCGGTGATCAAGAACGATGTCGAGTATATCCTGATGCAGCGCAAGCCCGGAGGCTATCGCAGTCCTTCAGTAGCCACGCGCGTCATGAGCGTCATCTCGGAAGAGAATTACCAGAAATGGTTTCGCCTCGTGTGGGATGACCTGCCCGGCGCGTCAACAAGGGACCATCCTGCCCCGTATCCCGTCGAGCTTGCTGAAAGGCTCATCCGCATGTTCAGTTTCGCGGGTGATACGGTTCTCGACCCGTTCCTTGGGACCGGGAGCACCAGCATTGCGGCAGCCCGATGCGGCCGCAACAGCCTTGGCGTCGAGATCGACCCGCACTACCGTAAGACGGCGTCTAACCGACTCGCCAATGAGACGGCGGGTCTCTTCAGCAAAGTCACCCTTCAACTCCACGGAGATTAGCGTGCCGAATGGATAAGCCAGATGACAGGGTTCGCGCTGCCGTCAGGTACTTTTGGCAGACCAGAACGAAACAGGCAACCACTCAGGGCAACAAAACCGGAATTAAGGATTATGGCAGCCGAGGGGCAGTGACCGGCGGCAAGCAGATCGATGGCTTTATCAAAATTGTTGCTGATCTGCTCAAGGAAAGCGAGCTTTCTCCGGACTCCATCCACATCGACAAAAAGCACGTGGTGCTTCCAGGATGGTTCCGGCCCTCAAAGGAATGGGACCTGGTTGCCCTCATAGACGGAACGCTTCTGGCAGTCGTGGAGTTCAAGTCGCAAGTCGGCTCTTTTGGGAACAACTTCAACAACAGGACAGAAGAAGCGCTGGGAAACTCGACCGACATCCTCACAGCGTACAGGGAGGGCGCTTTTAAGGGCTCGCCGCGCCCCTGGGTTGGATACCTCATGCTCTTAGAGGACGCACCGAAGTCCCGAAACCTCGTTGACGTTCAAGAGCCGCATTATCCCGTATTTCCTGAATTTCAAAATACGTCATACGCTGATCGCTACCGTATCCTTTGTCAAAAACTCGTCCGCGAAAGGCTCTACGACGCCACCTGCCTGCTCCTCTCTGATGCGGTGGGTGGCCTGCGCGGCGAATATTCTGAGCCCTGCGCAGAGATCGGCTTCCGGAATTTTTCAGCATCACTCACCGCCCACGCCCTGGCATTTGCAAGGGCCCATAGGAAGTAGCGGTGGTTGTTAAGCGGGTAGCCACGGTCAATGACTTGTTGACCGTGGGTCCTTACTGAGGTAAAAGCCCACGGACAGGAGAACGCTGTCCGCGGCTACCGTCTACCGAGCTCCGGAGGAGCGGCAGAATTTAGCCCATAGCGCAAGCCGTTAAAAGGCAGTGGTTGGTGGTTAGTGATGGGTGGTGAGTTGTAGGGGAGGGCTTCGCCCTCCCGCATTGTTTTTACAGCGTGTTTATCCTGCCGTCAGTAAGCGATTATCCGCCTTTTCAATCACCCAATTGCAAATCGCTCAAACATTCAATCGACTGACCCCTCACCCGTCCCGTCCACGCCGGGACACCCTCTCCCCAAGGGGCGAGGGATTTGGCGGGAAGTTGAACGATTGCCAACGGCCGCCACTCCCCGTAAGATGGGCATGGAGGATGTCGCGCCGGGCGATGAATCCTCAGGCGCTGTGGGCCATGAAGCCCGCGCTACAAAAACTCGCCCGCCCGGCAATTCAAAAGGAGGATGCTGGCATGGAAGCACTGAGCACCAAGGACATCAGTTTAGAACAGGCCCTGCTGATCGTTGGGAAGGCAATTGAAAAGGCAAAAGCCATCAAGACCAAAATGGACATTGCCGTGGTGGACGCCGGCTGCAACCTGAAGGCCTTTGCCCGCATGGACGGAGCGTGGCAGGGCAGCATCGACATTGCCATCAGGAAGGCTCGTACCGCGCGCTTTTTTGACATGCCAACGGGCGAGATTGGTAAGCTCTCGCAACCCGAGGGCCCGCTCTATAACATTGAGCATTCGAACGGCGGACTCATCACCTTCCCGGGCGGCGTGCCCATCAAAACAGCCGACGGAACCATTATCGGCGCGGTGGGCGTGAGCGGTTCAACCGTGGAAAATGACCATGAGGTGGCCCAGGCCGGCTCCGACGCCTTGGGATAACATCGTAGGCGAGGGCCCCCGCCCCCGCGCCGGGTTTTTGATTCTAAAATCTCCAATCTGCGATGCACCGAGCGTACGCCGTGCTGGCCCTCCGTCCACGTCATCCTGTGGGACCTGTCCGCAAATCATCGGGACGACGAAGGATTTCCTGCTGCCTGCCAGCAGGTCAGCAAACGACACACATGTAGGCTATCACCCTCAAAACACCCCGAAATGAGACGCATGGGATTTTCGGCATTCGGATTCCAAAAATTTCAAGTTGCTGACAACGCAAAGGTTAAGCGAATTTTGGTTATCTCCATTTTAGGGTCTTTGGAAAAGCTGTCCCATTTTCGCGCACTGAGCACAATTTACACTTGCGAAACATAATCCATTGTCTTCTAGCCTCCCGCAAAAACCAGCCGCGCGCTGGAAGAAAATTGCACCATTCCCTTCCGCGTTTGCGTAATAGAGAATAGACAGGAAGGGCATTTGAGCAGGGTTGCCGAACAGGTTGTTGATGCTGCAATCGCGCGATGCGCCGATGGCGACCATTCTGCCTTCGCCGAGATCGTGCGCGAGCACCAGGCGATGGTTTATAGCGTGGCTCTGCAT
The Terriglobia bacterium genome window above contains:
- a CDS encoding transposase, with the protein product MSPPSFIRKRNRLPRSYYLGRQWYFITVCSAGGRSAFSGGGLVELLLDLLRRQCHASSFDLHAYCFMPDHVHLELAGQSDDSDLIQLLHDFKGVATALARRLGVRKLWERGFYDHILRENDDHNAVAWYIFNNPGRKGLTQDARDWPHSGSWMFDWKKAMAPIKPYLPPWK
- a CDS encoding PaeR7I family type II restriction endonuclease; this translates as MDKPDDRVRAAVRYFWQTRTKQATTQGNKTGIKDYGSRGAVTGGKQIDGFIKIVADLLKESELSPDSIHIDKKHVVLPGWFRPSKEWDLVALIDGTLLAVVEFKSQVGSFGNNFNNRTEEALGNSTDILTAYREGAFKGSPRPWVGYLMLLEDAPKSRNLVDVQEPHYPVFPEFQNTSYADRYRILCQKLVRERLYDATCLLLSDAVGGLRGEYSEPCAEIGFRNFSASLTAHALAFARAHRK
- a CDS encoding site-specific DNA-methyltransferase, producing MASFVPPEIGHIGRDHQTALPRIAKDPHLTRLIDQALRQIPTQHVIYSGDARRMAFLMPESVHLVACSPPYWTLKEYRETEGQLGHVSDYEGFLAELDRVWSHCYRALVPGGRLIIVVGDVCLSRRRNHGRHTVVPLHASIQEHCRKLGFDNLQGVFWHKIANAAYEVENGSGFLGKPYEPNAVIKNDVEYILMQRKPGGYRSPSVATRVMSVISEENYQKWFRLVWDDLPGASTRDHPAPYPVELAERLIRMFSFAGDTVLDPFLGTGSTSIAAARCGRNSLGVEIDPHYRKTASNRLANETAGLFSKVTLQLHGD
- a CDS encoding GYD domain-containing protein, encoding MPTYISLCNWSQQGIEKVKESPARLDAARKAFKAAGADLKQFYMTLGRYDFVILTEAPDEATAAKAALNLGKAGNARTETFRAFTEDEYRKLLGSL
- a CDS encoding heme-binding protein, with translation MEALSTKDISLEQALLIVGKAIEKAKAIKTKMDIAVVDAGCNLKAFARMDGAWQGSIDIAIRKARTARFFDMPTGEIGKLSQPEGPLYNIEHSNGGLITFPGGVPIKTADGTIIGAVGVSGSTVENDHEVAQAGSDALG